In Luteimonas sp. MC1750, the following proteins share a genomic window:
- a CDS encoding DUF2388 domain-containing protein produces MIRIVSACALALAIATPLHASSFAGTSAGAGSASSGASSGSTSGNDKVVLQAREDAAGFVASDGRIRGARLEAALRALREDSADARAASDLELARAILAR; encoded by the coding sequence ATGATCCGCATCGTCTCCGCCTGCGCGCTCGCGCTGGCCATCGCCACGCCCCTCCACGCGTCCAGCTTCGCCGGCACCAGCGCGGGCGCGGGCTCGGCATCCAGCGGGGCCAGCTCGGGCTCGACGTCGGGCAATGACAAGGTGGTGCTGCAGGCGCGCGAGGACGCGGCCGGCTTCGTCGCCAGCGACGGGCGCATCCGTGGCGCACGGCTGGAAGCGGCCCTGCGCGCCCTGCGCGAAGACTCGGCGGACGCGCGCGCGGCGAGCGACCTCGAGCTGGCGCGGGCGATCCTGGCGCGCTGA
- a CDS encoding acetyl/propionyl/methylcrotonyl-CoA carboxylase subunit alpha: MLSKILIANRGEIACRVIRTSRRMGIATVAVYSEADAGAQHVQLADEAWPIGGPRPQDSYLRGEAIIAAALASGAQGIHPGYGFLSENADFADAVEAAGMVFIGPKADSMRRMGSKAGAKELMAAAGVPVVPGYTGEDQAPGLLQREADRIGYPLMIKAAYGGGGKGMRIVRAADGFLPALESCQREARNAFGRDRVLLERYIESPRHIEIQVFADAQGNTIHLNERECSAQRRYQKVLEEAPSPFLTPQLRARMGEAAVLAARAIGYQNAGTVEFIVAPSGDFFFMEINTRLQVEHPVTEMVTGLDLVEWQLRVASGEPLPLAQADVPQRGHAIEVRLYAEDPDAGFLPGSGRLQRLRLPADADGVRIDSGVVEGDVVTIFYDPMIAKLIVHADDRAAALARLRSALAACVIEGPKSNIAFLERLARHPAVVEGRIDTGYLDRHLDEFIGDDGAPAEGADDARAAAVVATLLGTEAEARCAAAGSSDPGSPWGSADGWRLGHAGLRRVVLGEGDTRQVAVAHGAGGDYRIAFADAAPLRVEGARLASGTLHARFNGRGLRYALDTDGTAVRLHDGRRHWRFERVGAYEPARSEGAGGGNRVAAPMPGRIVVTRVQAGERVSEGQELLVMEAMKMELALKAPRDGVVGEVLAREGDFVDADAVLVTLED; this comes from the coding sequence ATGCTCTCGAAGATCCTCATCGCCAACCGCGGCGAAATCGCCTGCCGCGTCATCCGGACCTCCCGCCGCATGGGCATCGCCACGGTGGCGGTGTACTCGGAGGCCGACGCCGGCGCGCAGCACGTGCAGCTGGCCGACGAGGCCTGGCCCATCGGGGGACCGCGGCCGCAGGACAGCTACCTGCGCGGCGAGGCGATCATCGCGGCGGCGCTCGCCAGCGGCGCGCAGGGCATCCATCCCGGGTATGGATTCCTCAGCGAGAACGCGGACTTCGCCGATGCGGTCGAGGCCGCGGGGATGGTGTTCATCGGGCCGAAGGCGGACTCGATGCGGCGCATGGGCAGCAAGGCCGGGGCCAAGGAGCTGATGGCGGCGGCCGGGGTGCCGGTGGTGCCGGGCTATACCGGCGAGGACCAGGCGCCCGGACTGCTGCAGCGCGAGGCCGACCGCATCGGCTACCCGCTGATGATCAAGGCCGCGTACGGCGGCGGTGGCAAGGGCATGCGCATCGTGCGCGCCGCCGACGGCTTCCTGCCCGCGCTGGAAAGCTGCCAGCGCGAGGCGCGCAATGCCTTCGGCCGCGACCGGGTGCTGCTGGAGCGCTACATCGAGTCGCCGCGGCACATCGAGATCCAGGTGTTCGCTGATGCGCAGGGCAACACCATCCATTTGAACGAGCGCGAGTGCTCGGCCCAGCGCCGCTACCAGAAGGTGCTGGAAGAGGCGCCCTCGCCCTTCCTGACGCCGCAGCTGCGTGCGCGCATGGGCGAGGCGGCGGTGCTGGCGGCGCGTGCCATCGGCTACCAGAACGCCGGCACGGTGGAGTTCATCGTGGCGCCCTCGGGCGACTTCTTCTTCATGGAAATCAACACGCGGCTGCAGGTCGAGCATCCGGTCACCGAGATGGTGACCGGGCTCGACCTGGTCGAGTGGCAGCTGCGCGTTGCCTCCGGCGAGCCCCTGCCGCTGGCGCAGGCCGACGTGCCGCAGCGCGGGCACGCGATCGAGGTGCGCCTGTACGCCGAGGACCCGGACGCCGGCTTCCTGCCCGGCTCGGGCCGCCTGCAGCGCCTGCGCCTGCCCGCGGACGCCGATGGCGTGCGCATCGATTCGGGCGTGGTCGAGGGCGACGTGGTGACGATCTTCTACGACCCGATGATCGCCAAGCTCATCGTCCACGCCGACGACCGCGCCGCGGCGCTGGCGCGCCTGCGGTCGGCGCTGGCCGCCTGCGTGATCGAAGGACCGAAGTCCAACATCGCCTTCCTCGAGCGGCTGGCCCGGCACCCCGCCGTGGTCGAAGGCCGCATCGACACCGGATACCTCGACCGCCACCTGGACGAGTTCATCGGCGACGACGGCGCACCGGCCGAAGGCGCGGATGATGCACGCGCCGCGGCCGTGGTCGCGACGCTGCTCGGAACCGAGGCCGAGGCGCGCTGCGCGGCGGCCGGCAGCAGCGATCCCGGCTCACCCTGGGGCAGTGCCGATGGCTGGCGTCTGGGCCATGCCGGGCTGCGCCGCGTGGTCCTGGGCGAAGGCGACACGCGCCAGGTCGCGGTCGCGCACGGCGCCGGCGGCGACTATCGGATCGCGTTCGCCGACGCCGCGCCGCTGCGCGTGGAAGGCGCCCGGCTGGCCTCGGGCACCCTGCATGCGCGTTTCAACGGCCGGGGACTCCGCTACGCGCTCGACACCGACGGCACCGCCGTGCGCCTGCACGACGGGCGCCGCCACTGGCGCTTCGAACGCGTCGGGGCCTACGAGCCCGCGCGCAGCGAGGGCGCGGGCGGCGGCAACCGGGTTGCGGCGCCGATGCCGGGGCGTATCGTGGTCACGCGGGTGCAGGCGGGCGAGCGCGTCAGCGAAGGCCAGGAGCTGCTGGTGATGGAGGCGATGAAGATGGAGCTTGCGCTGAAGGCGCCGCGCGACGGCGTGGTGGGCGAGGTGCTGGCGCGCGAAGGCGACTTCGTCGATGCCGACGCCGTGCTGGTCACGCTGGAGGACTGA
- a CDS encoding SDR family NAD(P)-dependent oxidoreductase produces the protein MQADSIRAVVTGGVSGLGLAVATRIVADGGRVALFDVNADKGAEAVATLGEGNASYFATDVTDEAVVAANLAAAKAFLGGLNLVVNCAGILGAGRVLGREGSMPLARFQSTVMVNLVGSFNVAKAGAALMQHNAAGEDGERGLIVNTASVAAYEGQIGQAAYSASKGGVVGMTLPMARELARFGIRVNTIAPGIFWTPMVDGMPDDVQQSLSASIPFPSRLGRPEEFADVVAYIAGNRYINGETIRLDGAVRLAPK, from the coding sequence ATGCAAGCTGATTCCATCCGCGCCGTCGTCACTGGCGGCGTCTCGGGCCTTGGCCTGGCCGTGGCCACCCGCATCGTCGCCGACGGCGGCCGGGTCGCCCTGTTCGACGTCAATGCCGACAAGGGCGCCGAGGCCGTCGCGACCCTCGGCGAGGGCAACGCGAGCTACTTCGCCACCGATGTCACCGACGAGGCCGTGGTGGCCGCGAACCTCGCCGCCGCGAAGGCGTTCCTCGGCGGACTCAACCTGGTCGTCAACTGCGCGGGCATCCTCGGCGCCGGCCGCGTGCTCGGCCGCGAGGGCTCGATGCCGCTGGCGCGCTTCCAGTCCACGGTGATGGTCAACCTGGTCGGCAGCTTCAACGTCGCCAAGGCCGGCGCCGCGCTGATGCAGCACAACGCCGCGGGCGAGGACGGCGAGCGCGGCCTGATCGTCAACACCGCCTCGGTCGCCGCCTACGAGGGCCAGATCGGCCAGGCCGCGTACTCGGCGTCCAAGGGCGGCGTGGTCGGCATGACGCTGCCGATGGCGCGCGAGCTGGCCCGGTTTGGCATCCGGGTGAACACGATCGCCCCGGGCATCTTCTGGACGCCGATGGTCGACGGCATGCCCGACGACGTGCAGCAGTCGCTGTCGGCCTCGATCCCGTTCCCGTCGCGGCTGGGACGTCCGGAGGAGTTCGCAGACGTGGTCGCCTACATCGCCGGAAACCGCTACATCAACGGCGAAACCATCCGCCTCGACGGCGCCGTGCGCCTGGCCCCCAAGTAA
- the yeiP gene encoding elongation factor P-like protein YeiP: MKAYDVKKGNVVEHNGTVYQVRDIERSSPQGRGGNVRFRFTMYSVPGGNKTDASFDGDDDLKEVELLRRQASYSYRDGEAFVFMDDEDYTPYTLDADVVGDDAGYISDGLGGCFVQIIDDLPIAVQLPQTVALEVVETPPELKGGTATKRPKPARLSTGLEIQVPEYIVNGERVLVNTTSGEFSGRAD; the protein is encoded by the coding sequence ATGAAGGCTTACGACGTCAAGAAGGGCAACGTGGTCGAGCACAACGGCACCGTCTACCAGGTGCGCGACATCGAGCGCAGTTCGCCGCAGGGCCGCGGTGGCAACGTGCGCTTCCGCTTCACCATGTACAGCGTGCCCGGCGGCAACAAGACCGACGCCTCGTTCGACGGCGACGACGACCTGAAGGAAGTCGAGCTGCTGCGCCGCCAGGCCAGCTATTCGTACAGGGACGGCGAAGCCTTCGTGTTCATGGACGACGAGGACTACACGCCCTACACGCTGGACGCCGACGTGGTCGGCGACGACGCCGGCTACATCAGCGACGGCCTGGGTGGCTGCTTCGTGCAGATCATCGACGACCTGCCGATCGCGGTGCAGCTGCCGCAGACGGTGGCGCTGGAGGTGGTGGAAACCCCGCCGGAGCTCAAGGGCGGCACGGCCACCAAGCGCCCGAAGCCGGCGCGCCTGTCGACCGGCCTCGAGATCCAGGTGCCCGAGTACATCGTCAACGGCGAGCGCGTACTGGTGAACACCACCAGCGGCGAGTTCTCCGGTCGCGCGGACTGA
- a CDS encoding DUF4105 domain-containing protein — protein sequence MIRPALALATALALGWTSGAQAALRVEAAADATPREQERTRALVDDVLGRLPPRWRDQARSLTLSWRDDLPEGVHGRLRGRRIGLSRGLLEPEPGDWVGSYAAAADAAKPDVHADTDSASGAAAQGPATSALVHELAHAWDREHGLSREPRLLDLAGWQVRPLWPGRAPHNAFTARSPDRYELHSPAEFVAVNLEHFILDPAYACRRPLLHAWFAEHFGWAPAESACAPALPWVDAGALADAAAQPLLELDPAQVFAVDYLLAGDGEAMASRWGHAMLRLVVCAPGRTTGPDCRLDLEHHRVLSFRAFVDDLQLSSWRGLTGGYPSRLFVLPLQQVVDEYTRVELRPLASIPLRLSGDEIAGLLERAARVHWSYDGRYRFVGNNCAVETWKLLHDGVPRAAQARLDGITPKGLLRRLRRAGLVDDAQVPTDPGEALRLGYRFEPMTAHYQALYDVARAHRGAWPDGVEAWLRMPPSARASGLEDADLRASAALLLLEEAALRREQQRARELLKRRLPRAGADGADAASDADGLLAEALREGGAFASPARLLSLPGYGVPQAAEREQARSEAAVRAARLRSLDARLRAAARDWLPPGNRAALEQTEANIAALGARLRALHQAEGGLRL from the coding sequence GTGATCCGCCCGGCGCTGGCGCTGGCGACAGCGCTGGCCCTGGGATGGACGTCCGGCGCGCAGGCTGCGCTGCGCGTCGAGGCGGCCGCGGACGCCACGCCGCGGGAGCAGGAGCGCACGCGCGCGCTGGTGGACGACGTCCTCGGCCGCCTGCCGCCGCGGTGGCGCGACCAGGCGCGTTCGCTGACCCTGTCGTGGCGTGACGACCTGCCCGAAGGGGTGCACGGCCGCCTGCGCGGCCGCCGGATCGGCCTGTCGCGCGGGTTGCTTGAGCCGGAACCTGGCGACTGGGTCGGGAGCTACGCCGCCGCCGCCGACGCCGCCAAGCCCGACGTCCACGCCGACACCGACTCCGCCAGCGGCGCAGCAGCCCAGGGGCCGGCGACGTCGGCGCTGGTGCACGAGCTCGCGCATGCCTGGGACCGCGAACACGGCCTGTCGCGCGAGCCGCGGCTGCTCGATCTCGCGGGATGGCAGGTGCGGCCGCTGTGGCCGGGCCGCGCGCCGCACAACGCATTCACCGCGCGCAGTCCGGACCGCTACGAGCTGCATTCGCCGGCCGAATTCGTCGCGGTGAACCTCGAGCACTTCATCCTCGATCCCGCCTATGCCTGCCGCCGGCCACTGCTGCATGCGTGGTTCGCGGAGCACTTCGGCTGGGCGCCGGCCGAGAGCGCGTGTGCGCCCGCGCTGCCGTGGGTCGACGCCGGCGCACTGGCCGACGCGGCGGCCCAGCCCCTGCTCGAGCTCGACCCCGCGCAGGTGTTCGCCGTGGACTACCTGCTCGCGGGCGACGGCGAGGCGATGGCGAGCCGCTGGGGCCACGCCATGCTGAGGCTGGTCGTCTGCGCGCCGGGACGAACGACCGGGCCCGACTGCCGCCTCGATCTCGAGCACCATCGCGTGCTGTCGTTCCGCGCCTTCGTCGACGACCTGCAACTCTCGAGCTGGCGCGGCCTGACCGGAGGCTATCCCTCGCGCCTGTTCGTGTTGCCGCTGCAGCAGGTGGTCGACGAATACACGCGGGTCGAGCTGCGGCCGCTGGCCTCGATCCCGCTGCGGCTGTCGGGCGACGAGATCGCCGGCCTGCTGGAGCGCGCGGCGCGCGTGCACTGGAGCTATGACGGGCGCTATCGCTTCGTCGGCAACAACTGCGCGGTCGAGACCTGGAAGCTGCTGCACGATGGCGTCCCGCGCGCGGCGCAGGCGCGGCTGGACGGCATCACGCCCAAGGGCCTGCTGCGGCGCCTGCGTCGCGCGGGCCTCGTCGACGACGCGCAGGTGCCGACCGATCCCGGCGAGGCGCTGCGCCTGGGCTACCGCTTCGAACCCATGACCGCGCACTACCAGGCGCTGTACGACGTGGCGCGCGCGCACCGCGGCGCCTGGCCGGACGGGGTCGAGGCCTGGCTGCGCATGCCGCCATCGGCCCGGGCGTCCGGGCTGGAGGATGCCGACCTGCGGGCCTCGGCGGCGCTGCTGCTGCTCGAGGAAGCGGCGCTGCGCCGCGAACAGCAGCGTGCGCGCGAGCTGTTGAAGCGGCGGCTGCCGCGGGCAGGTGCCGACGGCGCGGACGCCGCCTCCGACGCCGACGGTCTGCTGGCCGAAGCGCTGCGCGAGGGCGGCGCGTTCGCCAGCCCCGCACGGCTGTTGTCACTTCCCGGCTACGGCGTGCCGCAGGCGGCCGAGCGCGAGCAGGCGCGCAGCGAAGCCGCGGTGCGTGCCGCGCGCCTGCGTTCGCTGGATGCACGGCTTCGTGCCGCCGCGCGCGACTGGCTGCCGCCCGGGAACCGGGCGGCCCTGGAACAGACCGAGGCCAACATCGCCGCCCTCGGCGCCCGCCTGCGCGCGCTGCACCAAGCCGAAGGCGGCCTGCGCCTGTAG
- a CDS encoding EAL domain-containing protein yields the protein MNGPPPDRLLQVPIEGGGSAVLAELEVAAVDPSLPAATRQLLAQAADALRAASADVRDAQTRYHALFHAVPDPVSVIAADGTVLDLNHAGMAAYRRPRHEVVGQPIHVLNPDLPEDHMAPVLEALDRGETYVIEVSNMRADGTRFPVEVHSAGFDRDGQRCVVAVARDLSRRREAEVRYHDLLEQIDKGIVIQSADGSVLHANSAALRMLGVREGTPVPRDGSLPAQWMALRADGSELPLAEYPSLRALHEGRIVRSTVLGLFHRTQRRLLWLSVTSIPHYAAGGDRPDQVLSMFSDVTGLKRDSALFDRVQALASIGGWEWDRASGQLYLTREAAHILGRTRHLGSMEAMLACLLTGDAARLRQVLAGATGGTGFDLDLQGQRGDGQAFWVRVIGESGSGVAGSALVTGTLQDITVSKHGEQNLRVLARSDPLTGLLNRDAMLAEIRERLADGQPVSVLYIDLDRFKLINDVLGHAAGDDLLTAAAERLRRAVGEEGLIARFGGDEFLVVCSCGDDPARPERLADSILDAFAIGFGFDSDEFVVTASIGLARSPQDGADAQTLIQHADAAMYESKRRTRNGRLAYNPALAQSKRDRLQFETQLRHAADNQEFHLVYQPQVELASGRVVGAEALIRWRNERLGEMRPDHFIAQAEGTGDIVRIGHWVLHEACRQVAAWRDEGLGIVRVAVNVSYRQLLGSDLTASLRSLLRGFDLPGSALELEFTERVLIEDAPETLGNFAALRALGVGLAIDDFGEGYSALNYLRRLPIQGLKLSQLFVSGVPDNQSDVAVCQAVAGIARSLRLALVAEGIEHEAQRHFLLQLGVPVGQGFLFAPGLLPDAFAAHARSRLAGDPRAPSTVR from the coding sequence GTGAACGGCCCGCCGCCGGACCGGCTGCTGCAGGTGCCGATCGAAGGCGGCGGCAGCGCGGTGCTGGCGGAACTGGAGGTGGCGGCCGTGGACCCGTCCCTGCCCGCGGCCACGCGCCAGCTCCTCGCGCAGGCGGCCGATGCGCTGCGCGCGGCCAGCGCCGATGTCCGCGACGCGCAGACGCGCTACCACGCGCTGTTCCACGCGGTGCCCGATCCGGTCAGCGTGATCGCCGCCGACGGCACGGTGCTCGACCTCAACCACGCCGGCATGGCCGCCTACCGCCGGCCCCGGCATGAGGTCGTCGGCCAGCCGATCCACGTGCTCAACCCCGACCTGCCCGAGGACCACATGGCACCGGTGCTGGAGGCGCTCGACCGCGGCGAGACCTACGTCATCGAGGTCAGCAACATGCGCGCCGACGGCACCCGTTTTCCCGTGGAGGTGCACTCGGCGGGCTTCGACCGCGACGGCCAGCGCTGCGTGGTGGCGGTCGCGCGCGACCTCAGCCGCCGGCGCGAGGCCGAGGTGCGCTACCACGACCTGCTCGAGCAGATCGACAAGGGCATCGTGATCCAGTCCGCGGACGGCAGCGTGCTGCACGCGAACTCCGCGGCGCTGCGCATGCTCGGCGTGCGCGAGGGCACGCCGGTGCCGCGCGACGGAAGCCTGCCGGCGCAGTGGATGGCGCTGCGCGCCGACGGCAGCGAGCTGCCGCTGGCCGAGTACCCGTCCCTGCGCGCGCTGCATGAGGGGCGCATCGTGCGCAGCACCGTGCTCGGCCTGTTCCACCGCACCCAGCGCCGCCTGCTGTGGCTGTCGGTGACGTCGATTCCGCACTATGCCGCCGGCGGCGACCGCCCCGACCAGGTGCTGTCGATGTTCTCCGACGTCACCGGCCTCAAGCGCGACAGCGCGCTGTTCGACCGCGTGCAGGCGCTGGCCAGCATCGGCGGCTGGGAGTGGGACCGCGCCAGCGGCCAGCTCTACCTGACCCGCGAAGCCGCGCACATCCTGGGCCGGACGCGGCACCTTGGTTCGATGGAGGCGATGCTCGCCTGCCTGCTGACCGGCGACGCCGCGCGCCTGCGCCAGGTGCTGGCGGGGGCGACCGGCGGCACCGGCTTCGACCTCGACCTGCAGGGCCAGCGCGGCGACGGCCAGGCGTTCTGGGTGCGCGTGATCGGCGAGAGCGGCAGCGGCGTGGCCGGCTCGGCCCTGGTCACCGGGACCCTGCAGGACATCACCGTCAGCAAGCACGGCGAGCAGAACCTGCGCGTGCTGGCGCGCAGCGATCCACTGACCGGCCTGCTGAACCGCGACGCCATGCTGGCCGAGATCCGCGAGCGCCTGGCCGACGGGCAGCCGGTGTCGGTGCTCTACATCGACCTCGACCGCTTCAAGCTGATCAACGACGTGCTGGGCCACGCGGCCGGCGACGACCTGCTGACCGCCGCCGCCGAACGGCTGCGCCGCGCCGTGGGCGAGGAAGGTCTGATCGCCCGCTTCGGCGGCGACGAGTTCCTGGTCGTGTGCAGCTGCGGCGACGACCCTGCCCGGCCCGAGCGGCTGGCCGATTCGATCCTCGACGCCTTCGCGATCGGCTTCGGTTTCGACAGCGACGAGTTCGTGGTCACCGCGAGCATCGGCCTGGCGCGCTCGCCGCAGGACGGTGCCGACGCGCAGACGCTGATCCAGCACGCGGACGCGGCGATGTACGAGAGCAAGCGACGTACCCGCAACGGCCGCCTGGCCTACAACCCGGCACTGGCGCAGTCGAAGCGCGACCGGCTGCAGTTCGAGACCCAGCTGCGCCACGCCGCCGACAACCAGGAGTTCCACCTCGTCTACCAGCCGCAGGTCGAGCTCGCCAGCGGGCGCGTGGTCGGCGCCGAGGCGCTGATCCGCTGGCGCAACGAGCGCCTGGGCGAGATGCGTCCCGACCACTTCATCGCGCAGGCCGAGGGCACCGGCGACATCGTGCGCATCGGCCACTGGGTGCTGCACGAAGCCTGCCGCCAGGTCGCCGCGTGGCGCGACGAGGGCCTGGGCATCGTGCGCGTGGCGGTGAACGTGTCGTACCGGCAGCTCCTGGGAAGCGACCTGACGGCGTCGCTGCGCAGCCTGCTCCGCGGCTTCGACCTGCCCGGCAGCGCGCTGGAGCTGGAGTTCACCGAGCGGGTGCTGATCGAGGACGCGCCGGAGACCCTGGGCAACTTCGCCGCGCTGCGCGCGCTGGGCGTGGGCCTGGCGATCGATGATTTCGGCGAGGGCTACAGCGCGCTGAACTACCTGCGCCGGCTGCCGATCCAGGGGCTGAAGCTGAGCCAGCTGTTCGTCTCCGGCGTGCCCGACAACCAGTCCGACGTGGCGGTGTGCCAGGCCGTGGCCGGGATCGCGCGCAGCCTGCGCCTGGCGCTGGTGGCCGAGGGCATCGAGCACGAAGCGCAGCGCCACTTCCTGCTGCAGCTCGGCGTGCCCGTCGGCCAGGGCTTCCTGTTCGCCCCCGGGCTGCTGCCCGACGCGTTTGCCGCCCACGCGCGTTCCCGGCTCGCCGGGGATCCGCGTGCACCGTCGACAGTCCGGTAA
- a CDS encoding hydroxymethylglutaryl-CoA lyase, protein MARPAQVRIVEVGPRDGLQNESALVATADKIELVDRLSATGLRTVEATSFVSPKWVPQLADAAEVFSGITRRPGVAYPVLVPNLQGYERARAVGADEVAVFTAASEAFNRRNTNAGIDESLERFAPVLERARADGVRVRGYVSTVLGCPYQGEVPLADVVRVARALHAMGCYEVSLGDTIGVGTPAKARAMLRAVASEVPMAALAIHFHDTYGQALANVLACLEDGVAVVDAAVSGTGGCPYARGASGNLATEDLVYMLHGLGIETGVELDALVDTGAWLSGVLGRASGSRVTRARVSA, encoded by the coding sequence GTGGCGCGTCCGGCACAGGTGCGCATCGTCGAGGTCGGGCCGCGCGACGGACTGCAGAACGAGTCCGCGCTGGTGGCCACCGCGGACAAGATCGAACTCGTCGACAGGCTGTCGGCCACCGGCCTGCGCACGGTCGAGGCCACGAGCTTCGTGAGCCCCAAGTGGGTGCCGCAGCTGGCCGACGCCGCCGAGGTGTTCTCGGGCATCACCCGCCGGCCCGGCGTGGCCTATCCGGTGCTGGTGCCCAACCTGCAGGGCTACGAACGCGCCCGCGCGGTGGGGGCCGACGAGGTGGCGGTGTTCACCGCGGCGTCCGAAGCCTTCAACCGCCGCAACACCAATGCCGGCATCGACGAGTCGCTGGAGCGCTTCGCACCGGTGCTGGAGCGTGCGCGCGCCGATGGCGTGCGCGTGCGCGGCTATGTCTCGACCGTGCTCGGCTGCCCCTACCAGGGGGAGGTGCCGCTGGCCGACGTGGTGCGCGTGGCGCGCGCGCTGCACGCGATGGGCTGCTACGAGGTCTCGCTCGGGGACACCATCGGCGTCGGCACGCCTGCGAAGGCGCGCGCCATGCTGCGGGCGGTCGCATCGGAGGTGCCGATGGCCGCGCTCGCGATCCATTTTCACGATACCTACGGCCAGGCCCTGGCCAACGTGCTGGCCTGTCTCGAGGACGGCGTGGCCGTGGTCGACGCGGCCGTGTCCGGCACCGGCGGCTGTCCCTACGCGCGCGGCGCCAGCGGCAACCTCGCGACCGAAGACCTGGTCTACATGCTGCACGGGCTCGGCATCGAGACCGGCGTCGAGCTCGACGCCCTGGTCGACACGGGGGCCTGGCTGTCGGGCGTGCTGGGACGCGCCAGCGGCAGCCGGGTGACACGGGCCAGGGTCAGCGCGTGA
- a CDS encoding GxxExxY protein gives MDAAGGGLVSGGLSGKVIGAFFDTYNELGHGFLESVYEAALAVRLEECGFDVRRQVPIDVRFHGQVVGQFRADMLVNDHFLIEIKAVLRIAPAHEAQLINYLKATGIRLGLLLNFGPSPEFRRRVFS, from the coding sequence ATGGATGCGGCCGGCGGTGGATTGGTGTCTGGCGGACTCAGCGGGAAGGTGATCGGGGCGTTCTTCGATACGTACAACGAGCTGGGGCACGGATTTCTCGAGAGCGTGTACGAAGCGGCGCTGGCCGTCAGGCTCGAGGAGTGCGGGTTTGATGTAAGGAGACAGGTGCCCATTGACGTGCGATTCCACGGGCAAGTCGTCGGCCAGTTCAGGGCCGACATGCTCGTCAACGATCATTTCCTCATCGAGATCAAGGCCGTCCTCCGGATCGCTCCCGCGCATGAAGCCCAACTCATCAACTACTTGAAGGCCACCGGCATCCGCCTCGGGCTTCTCCTCAACTTCGGCCCGAGCCCGGAATTCCGCCGCCGCGTTTTCTCTTAG
- a CDS encoding FAD-binding oxidoreductase: MHDPRLDSLRSALPGLRLATEPDELLHYGRDWTRRWTPAPLAVALPGDTREVQAVLRWASDEGVPVVPSGGRTGLSGGAVAANGELVLSLERMRRVLAFDPVDRSLTVEAGTPLEAVQEAARAHGLQYPVDFAARGSCTIGGNIATNAGGIRVLRYGNTREWVAGLKLVTAAGELLDLNRGLVKNSSGYDLRHLAIASEGTLGVVVEATLRLAPPPPPVATLLLALPSFDVLMQVFQALRERLSLEAFEFFTDVALRHVLAHGAQAPFDTGHPYYVVVDAAAVGPDDPHLLDAFAHCAEQGWVEDGVVAQSQAQALQLWRLREGITEALAPHLPYKNDVAVRVSAMPAFIAEAQALLSAHYPGFEVAWFGHIGDGNLHINVLKPAALEQDAFVERCGAVTAHLAGLVERHAGTISAEHGIGLVKKPYLGCTRSAAEIAVMRAVRAALDPAGILNPGKLFDPPSR, from the coding sequence ATGCACGACCCCAGACTCGATTCCCTGCGCAGCGCGCTCCCCGGCCTGCGCCTGGCCACGGAACCCGACGAGCTGCTGCACTACGGCCGCGACTGGACCCGGCGCTGGACGCCGGCGCCGCTCGCGGTGGCCCTGCCCGGCGACACCCGGGAGGTGCAGGCCGTGCTGCGCTGGGCCAGCGACGAAGGCGTGCCGGTGGTGCCGTCCGGCGGACGCACCGGCCTCTCGGGCGGCGCGGTGGCGGCGAACGGCGAGCTGGTGCTGAGCCTGGAGCGCATGCGCCGGGTGCTGGCCTTCGATCCGGTCGACCGCAGCCTGACCGTCGAGGCCGGCACGCCGCTGGAAGCGGTGCAGGAGGCGGCGCGCGCCCACGGCCTGCAGTACCCGGTGGATTTCGCCGCGCGCGGTTCCTGCACCATCGGCGGCAACATCGCGACCAATGCCGGCGGCATCCGCGTGCTCCGCTACGGCAATACCCGTGAATGGGTGGCGGGGCTGAAGCTGGTGACCGCGGCGGGCGAGCTGCTCGACCTCAACCGCGGCCTGGTCAAGAACTCCAGCGGCTACGACCTGCGCCACCTCGCCATCGCCTCGGAAGGCACGCTGGGCGTGGTGGTGGAGGCGACGTTGCGGCTGGCGCCGCCGCCGCCGCCGGTGGCGACCCTGCTGCTGGCGCTGCCCTCGTTCGACGTGCTGATGCAGGTCTTCCAGGCGCTGCGCGAGCGGCTGTCGCTGGAAGCGTTCGAGTTCTTCACCGACGTGGCGCTGCGCCACGTGCTCGCGCATGGCGCGCAGGCGCCGTTCGACACCGGCCATCCGTACTACGTGGTGGTGGACGCCGCGGCCGTTGGACCGGACGACCCGCATCTCCTCGATGCGTTCGCCCATTGCGCGGAGCAGGGCTGGGTCGAGGACGGCGTGGTCGCGCAGTCGCAGGCCCAGGCGCTGCAGCTGTGGCGCCTGCGCGAGGGCATCACCGAGGCGCTGGCGCCACACCTGCCGTACAAGAACGACGTCGCCGTGCGCGTGTCGGCGATGCCGGCGTTCATCGCCGAGGCGCAGGCGCTGCTGTCGGCGCACTACCCCGGGTTCGAGGTGGCGTGGTTCGGGCACATCGGTGACGGCAACCTGCACATCAACGTGCTGAAGCCGGCCGCGCTGGAGCAGGACGCCTTCGTCGAGCGCTGCGGCGCGGTGACGGCGCACCTGGCCGGGCTGGTGGAACGCCATGCCGGCACCATCTCCGCCGAGCACGGGATCGGTCTGGTCAAGAAGCCATACCTCGGCTGTACGCGGAGCGCGGCCGAGATCGCGGTCATGCGCGCGGTGCGCGCGGCGCTGGATCCGGCGGGTATCCTCAATCCCGGAAAGCTCTTCGATCCCCCGTCCCGGTAG